The Humulus lupulus chromosome 4, drHumLupu1.1, whole genome shotgun sequence genome has a window encoding:
- the LOC133829832 gene encoding protein EARLY RESPONSIVE TO DEHYDRATION 15-like has product MALVSGGRSSLNPNAPLFVPAALKQVEDFSPQWWELVKTSPWFRDYWLSQNQEEDFDGGANAYDDDDDAFDIDDMAQDAFDLGFDVGFDIEKTDNSNEARGEAELKSSANKNGSRRSDGQKDLKAILLKSMKESEVKWEPMPINHREKPIQKTSPKFAHWRIQQPR; this is encoded by the exons ATGGCATTAGTCTCAGGAGGAAGGTCTTCGTTGAATCCAAATGCACCTCTCTTTGTTCCAGCTGCATTGAAACAAGTGGAAGATTTCTCCCCTCAATGGTGGGAGTTGGTGAAAACTTCACCATGGTTTCGAGACTATTGGCTTAGCCAGAACCAGGAAGAGGATTTTGATGGTGGTGCCAATGcctatgatgatgatgatgatgcttttGACATCGATGATATGGCACAAGATGCATTCGATCTTGGTTTTGATGTAGGGTTCGACATAGAGAAGACCGACAATTCGAACGAAGCTAGAGGAGAAGCGGAACTAAAGTCCTCTGCTAACAAAAATGGAAGCAGGCGTAGTGATG GTCAAAAGGATCTCAAAGCAATCTTGTTAAAATCAATGAAAGAAAGTGAGGTTAAGTGGGAACCAATGCCTATAAACCACCGCGAGAAACCAATTCAGAAGACGAGCCCAAAATTCGCTCACTGGCGCATCCAGCAACCCCGTTGA
- the LOC133828801 gene encoding uncharacterized protein LOC133828801 produces MARLSWSLMILAIWVVTTMSFLSKTTVGCEGDIQGLITHCAVYVQKGTPAMKPSAACCEAVRTVDIPCACQKITKEIEGLVDMNKVFNVAASCGRPLPHGTKCGSATVP; encoded by the exons ATGGCAAGGTTGAGCTGGAGTTTGATGATTTTGGCGATCTGGGTGGTGACAACAATGTCGTTTTTGAGCAAAACGACAGTGGGGTGCGAGGGAGACATTCAGGGGCTGATAACACATTGCGCGGTTTACGTCCAGAAAGGGACGCCAGCGATGAAACCATCGGCGGCGTGCTGCGAGGCGGTGAGGACGGTGGATATCCCTTGTGCTTGCCAGAAAATAACTAAGGAGATTGAGGGGCTTGTGGACATGAACAAGGTCTTCAATGTCGCTGCCTCTTGTGGTCGACCTCTTCCCCATGGAACCAAGTGTGGAA GTGCTACAGTTCCATGA
- the LOC133828800 gene encoding uncharacterized protein LOC133828800, protein MARLSWGLMILAIWVVTTMSFLSKTTVGCEGDIQGLITHCAVYVQKGTPAMKPSAACCEAVRTVDIPCACQKITKEIEKLVDMNKVFNLASSCGRPLPHGTKCGSSTVP, encoded by the exons atggcAAGGTTGAGCTGGGGTTTGATGATTTTGGCGATCTGGGTGGTGACAACAATGTCGTTTTTGAGCAAAACGACAGTGGGGTGCGAGGGAGACATTCAGGGGCTGATAACACATTGCGCAGTTTACGTCCAGAAAGGGACGCCGGCGATGAAACCATCGGCGGCGTGCTGCGAGGCGGTGAGGACGGTGGATATTCCTTGTGCTTGCCAGAAGATAACTAAGGAGATTGAGAAGCTGGTGGACATGAACAAGGTCTTTAATCTTGCTTCCTCTTGTGGTCGTCCTCTTCCCCATGGAACCAAGTGTGGAA GTTCTACGGTTCCATGA